From the genome of Bombyx mori chromosome 16, ASM3026992v2, one region includes:
- the LOC101742718 gene encoding uncharacterized protein LOC101742718 codes for MKDPFVKDSIDSPAHGSLRNVEGCYNKNIFKNASFVNSRRALQSGADKITRTFRSVRNTFGNLSQHLRFGGRRRHRLAEAGSPCRTPSTPVMKKKQLLGRSPTKLYSPFGIETPQGREFRMSPYMPDTPDHGLSPKRRKGLTHSWHILAKKRPRALFQ; via the exons atgaagGATCCATTCGTGAAAGACAGTATCGATTCGCCGGCTCACGGTAGTCTAAGAAATGTCGAGGgatgttacaataaaaatatatttaagaacGCTTCGTTCGTCAATTCACGTCGTGCCTTGCAGTCGGGAGCGGATAAAATAACCAGGACATTTCGTAGCGTCAGAAATACCTTTGGGAATTTGTCACAG CATCTCCGCTTTGGTGGAAGACGTCGTCATCGACTAGCGGAGGCAGGGTCTCCTTGTCGAACGCCATCCACGCCAGTTATGAAGAAAAAACAG ttactTGGAAGAAGTCCCACGAAACTGTATAGTCCATTTGGTATAGAAACACCACAAGGACGAGAATTTAGGATGTCGCCGTATATGCCTGACACACCAGATCACGG aTTATCACCAAAACGTCGTAAAGGTTTGACACACTCATGGCACATTCTAGCCAAGAAGAGGCCACGAGCGTTGTTCCAATGA